In Paludibaculum fermentans, the genomic stretch GTTCGGGTCTGGGCTAAACGCCACATCTCTAAACGGATTCCGTCCGCGGGCTGCTGGTAGGCTCCGGCTCCGAGATCGGCGGCGCACTGGACCAACAGATCCTTGATAATCCCCTCCGTCATCTCCAGGTGGAACTGGAGACCAAGGCAGCGTTCCGTTTCAAAGGCTTGCGATCGGCAGCCGGCGGTTGTGGCGAGATGGACGGCGCCTTTGGGAATGTCGTAAGTGTCGCCGTGCCAGTGGAATACGGTGAACTCGGACGGCATGCCTTCAAACAGGGACCCGGCTCCGGTGGTATGGACCGGGAACCAGCCGATCTCCTTTTCTTTGTTGCGATAGATGGCGGAGCCGAGAACTCCGGCCAGCATCTGCGAACCTAGGCAGATTCCGATGACGAACTTCCCGGCGGCCATGGCATCGGCGATCAACTGCTTCTCCGGGCGAAGCCAGGCGTGGACGTCTTCGTCGTTGACGCTCATCGGGCCGCCCATGACCAGGAGGAGGTCGAAGCTGTCCAGTGCGGGTAGCGGCTCGCCGAGGTCCAGCCGGGTGCCGGTCAGGGCATGGCCGCGCTGCCCAGCCCACTCGCCGATCAGGCCCGGAGTTTCGAAGGCTACGTGCTGCAGAAAGTGGATTCTCATCTCTTTCATTCTCTCGCACGACGGTAACAGGATTTTCGCATCTGATATGGTAGAAATGACCGGAGCTCCCCCATGCTTGTGCACCAGCCATTCCACTACCATTCCCTTGATGAACTGCGCCAGGATATCGAAAGGCTCGGCGTCGATGTGCCGGTTAGCGAGGACGTCAGCGTACTGGCTCAACCAGTAGATTGCGGACGGTTTGTGCTGCCCAACCGGCTGGTGGTGCTGCCGATGGAGGGCTGCGACGGGCTGCCGGACGGGTCGCCGGACGAACTGACGCTGCGCCGCTACCGCCGCTTCGCAGCAGGTGGTTCGGGGTTGTTGTGGGTGGAGGCCTGCGCTGTGGTGGAAGAGGGCCGGGCGAATCCCCGGCAGATCTGGATCCACCAGGGCAACGTGGGCGTGTTCCGGACGATGGTGGACCAGGCCCGGCAGGCCGCCCGGGAAACCATGGGCGAGAACCACCGGCCGGCGCTGGTATTACAGTTGACGCATTCCGGCCGTTATTCGAGGCCAGGCCGGGCGCCGAAGCCGATCATTGCGCACCATTCAAAGTTTCTCGATCCGATCCACAAGCTGCCGGCGGACTATCCGCTGATTACCGACGACGAGTTGGAGCGCTTGGAAGACGTCTATGTCGAGGCCGCCCGGCTGGCTCTGGAGGCCGGATTCGACGCCGTGGACGTAAAGGCCTGCCACCGCTACCTGATCAGCGAACTGCACGCCTCGCATACGCGCGAGAACTCCCGCTACGGTGGTCCGGAATGGGAAAACCGTACGCGCTTCTTCCGCAATATCGTCGGCAAAATCCGCGACCGAGTGCCCGGCATCGGTGTCACCTCGCGGATGAATGCGTACGATTCAATGGCCTATCCCTATGGCTGGGGTATGGCCGAAGACGGCTCCATGCAGCCGGATCTGAAGGACCCGATCCGCCTCGTTCAGTTCCTGGTCGATTCCGGAGCCCCGCTGGTCAACATCACGATTGGCAATCCGTACTTCAATCCACATGTGAACCGGCCGTTCGATCTGCCTATCATCGGCATGAATGTCCCGCCGGAGCACTCTCTGGAAGGCGTGGGCCGCTTCCTGCACATCGTCCGGCACATCCAGCAGCAGTTCCCGAAGTTGCCGGTGGTCGGCGGCGGCTACTCCGTTCTGCGGCAGTATCTTCCGAATGTGGGTGCGGCGGCCGTGAATGCGGGCTGGGTTTCGCTGGTGGGCGGCGGCCGGATGTCGTTCGCCTATCCCGAGTTTGCGCGCGAGGTGGTGCAGGGCCGGAAGCTGGATCCGGAGAAGGTCTGCGTGGCGTGCTCGGCGTGTACACAGATCATGCGCGACGGTGGCCGCAGCGGCTGCGTGCCGCGCGATGCAGCCATCTACGAACCCATTTACAAGGCGGGCCGGGCCGAGGCGCTGGACACCATTCTGGAAATGGCAAAGACGTGCCGGCAGTGCAGCGATCCCACCTGTGTGCCGAAGTGCCCCGCCCATGTGAACGTACCGGGCTTCATCCAGGCCATTGTGGACGGCCGGTTCCGCGATGCGTACGAGACCATCCGGGCAAGCAACGTGCTTGCCACGATCTGCGGCTATGTCTGCCCCAGCGAGACACTCTGCGAAAGCACCTGCATCAACGAGCACTATCAGGAGTCGGTTCCGATCCGTCACCTGCAACGATGGGTCTCGCGCAAGGCGATTGAGGAAGGCTGGGCGCGCGAGACGCGTCCGGTGCTGCCGGATACGGGCAAGCGTGTGGCGGTGGTTGGCGCCGGCCCCGCGGGTGTGGCAGGGGCCATCACATTGGCTTCGTTCGGTCACAGGGTGATGCTGCTCGACCGGGCGGGCCTTGCCGGCGGGATGGCGAAGGACACAATCCCTTCAGAGCGGATGCCGGATCCAATCCTGCAGAAAGAACTGGAAGACGTGCTGGTGTCGACCGGTGCGATTGAACGCCGGAACTACTCCCTGGGGCCGGCCGGCACGCTGGATGACATTCTGGATGAAGGATTTAACGCAGTGCTGTTGACTCCGGGGTTGAGCCGGTCGCTGACGCTGCCGGGTTCGATTCGTCCGGAGGGCGGAGTGGAAGGCGCGCTCGAGTTTCTGCGGCAGGTGAAGCACGAGGGGCGCAAGGTAACCGGGACGGTGCTGGTCTTGGGTGGAGGAAATACGGCGATCGATGCGGCGCTGTCGGCCAAACGCGCGGGCGCCGGCGACGTCGCAATCGTATATCGGCGGTCGTTCGCGGAGATGCCGGCCTGGCCGAACGAGCGCGACGAGGCGATGCGGGGCGGAGTGAACTTCCTGATCCTGACGCAGCCGCTGCGGTATGTCATCGACCCAGCCGGAAAGCTGACGGGCGTCGAGGTAGTGCGGACGAAACTGGGCAGTCCCGATGCGGGCGGCCGGCGGCGGCCCGAAAACCAGGTAGGGTCGGAGCACGTGATTGCTGCCGATCTTGTGGTGGAGGCGATAGGCCAGGGCGTGGACACGAAGTTGCAGGCTGCCCTACCCGGGGTTGTGTTCAGCCGTCAGGGGACGATTGTGACGCAGCCGGGTTCAAGCGCGACCAATCGAGAGCGTGTCTATGCGGCGGGCGACGTGGTGAACGGCGGAGCCACCGTGGTTCAGGCCGTGGCCGAAGGGACGCGGGCGGCACAGCAGATCCACCACGATCTGGTGGGCGAAGCTTTGGTGAACATCGGCTGATTGGCCTCGGTGTTGAGGCTTGGGGGATCCGGGTTGGTGGCCTCTGCAGGGCGATGCGCCTTGCCATGAACGCGATTCGAGCAGCGGCTTAAGCGTGGCCGGCGTTGCGGCCTGATGTGGCTGAGGGAACAAACGGCGGCAGTGGCTCCCTCTGAAGCGGCTGGCGGCGTTGGCTCAGGGGGCGCGGGCGGGGTAGACTGGAGTCAGAAAGCGGCTGTTGTTGCGCTCACAGAACGGCGCAACCCGAGGGGCGGAATACAGCACTTGGCAGTTGCGGCCTGTGCGCTTCCAGCCTACAAATCCCAACTCAAGGAGTGGCAGTGACTGAACACTTGCATAAGGACTCCGGACGGAATGGCGAAGGCGTCGGGTCGAACAGCTCAATCGGCCGTTGGACGATGCCCGACAGCGGAGCCGTGTTCACGATGGACGCGGTCCTGATCCAGAAACTGCGATCTTTTATCCTGGAAGGCTTCCACATCCTGCCCAAGCGCGGAGCGGAAATGGGCGGCATCCTGCTGGGCCGCGTAATCTCAGAGGCCCCCCTCGCCGTGGAAGTAACCGGCTTCGAACCGGTGCCTTGCGAGTACCGCTACGGGCCATCCTATATACTCTCCGACGCCGATCGCGCCAAACTGGAGCAGGCGCTCGGCTCACACGCGGCATTGGACCAACAGGGAGAATCCGCGCCGGAGCCAGCTTCGACGGTGGTGGGCTTTTTCCGGAGTTGCACAGGCCGCGAACTGGCCTTGGATGCGGCTGATCAGCAGTTGATGCGGAAGTACTTTCCGGAGCCGCGGCATTTTCTCCTGTCACTCCGTCCGCTCTCCATCTTTGAATGTGAGGCGTGGTTCTTTAGCCGGATCAATGGAGTTCTGCCCCGGCTGCCTTCGCAGCCGCCCGAGCCGTTTGGCCAACCCATGGCCAAGCAGGACCGGTCGGGGGAGCGCAACAGCCGCTCCGCACAGGCGGCCGCGGCAGCCCCTGAGCATGACGTGGACGCCGCGGTCGAAGCGCCAGAGCCGGCATCTTTTCCGGTGGAGCCAGTCCAGGGGCGCCCAGCCAGTGCAGAAGGCCAGGCGTCAGAAGAAGTGGAAAGGACAGGGTCGAAGGTGTTGGCGGCCAGGGCTGGAGCTGGTCTGCTATTTAGCGCCGGCGGCCCGCCCGCGGACACGACGCCCGTTGATCACAAAATCAGCCAGCCGCCGCAGATTGCGCGCCCGGGCGCGGAAGATCTGCCAGGCGGAGACGAAGCGTGGCGCCTGGTGGAGCGGCGCCGGATGTTGCGGGAGCAGCGGGATGCCTCAGGCTCGCAAAGGATAGACGGCGCGCCGGTGGCGGCCACCGCCACGGAGACGCAGCCGGAGCACCGCTGGCTGCTGGATGAGCACGCAGCCGAGCCGCACAAGCACCGCCTGTGGCAGTTAATTGCCGCGCTGCTGGTGCTGCTGGTAGGCGGCGGCGCCGGGTATCAGTTCTGGGACGCCCAGCAGCGGGCTCGCTGGACGCGGCTCGGGTTGGACGCGAAACCTGGAGCGGATGGCATGGAGGTCACGTGGGATCGGAAGTCCCCAGCCCTGAAGGAAGCTTCACGGGGTGTCCTCGAAGTTGTCGAATCGGGCGATTCCGCAGATGCTCGCGGGAGCGCGAAGGGTGAAGCCTTCGGCCAGCCTCGCTCCGTCGAACTGGACGGAAAGGCCTTGAGCCTGGGTCATTTCACTTTCTCGACCTCCAGCAAGGACGTTATCTTCCGGCTGCAGTTGTACAGTACAGGGTTGGCCAACGCCGTGGAGTCCGTCCGGGTTGTGGCCCCGGGTGGTCCCGCCGCGGGGAAGGAACTGGCGGCCAAGCCGGCTGCCCAACCGCCGGTGCGGACGCCCGGCGCGGCGCCGCAGGCTGCAGCGGCTCTGAAACCGGTCGCGGACGAGCATCCGGCGCCAGCTGCTTCGAATGTGGTGAGAAGCGATGTTCCACCGGCCCCGGCGGCACGCGTGCAGACGGCGGGCCCGCCCGCTGGGGCTCCTGCGGCGCCCATGGTCCCCGCGGCGATCCCAGCGGCAGCGATCTACGAGATTCAGCCCACCGTGCCGGAAGGCGTTCGGGCGCGCATTCATCAGCCCATCACGGTTACGGTTGAGGTGAGCATTGACGCGCAGGGCCGCGTGACGAGTGCGGCTGCGCGCGGCGACGGCGACGGGGTGTACCGATACCTGGCTGGAAAGGCTACCGCGGCCGCGCAGTCGTGGAAGTTCCGGCCGGCGCGATCGGCCGGCGGAGCGGCGATTTCCTCCACTCAGCTGGTTTACTTTACCTTCCGGGCTTGAAGCCGCGTCCAGCCTTTTGAGCAGCTTTATGAACAGGCGGAGGATCGTCTCCGCCCGCGCCGCCTGGCAAGCCGGAGGAATTTGCTCCGTATATCGAGGCGACCGCACGGCGAGCTCGCTTGGCTTCAAGCCGCGTTACGCCCGCTGAGCACGACAGCGATGGAGCGCCGCAGGATCGTCCAGCGCAACCCCGGCGCATCATGGCGCACGAAGAAGAGATCCAAGCGCCGGCGTTGCTGGTAGGTGAGACTGTTCCGGCCGCAGACCTGCCACAGGCCTGTTACGCCGGGCTTAACGGTAAGGACCTTCTCTGCGTCGGGGCCGTAGTGAGCCTCCAACTCCACCGCCGTCAGGGGGCGAGGCCCGATCAGCGCCATGCGCCCAGACAACACATGCCAGAGTTGCGGCAGTTCGTCGATCGAGTACTTCCGGCAGAAGCGGGCGAACGTGCTGGTGATGCGAGGATCCGGGTTGTCCTTCCGCCAATGCAATGGAGCCGACTGGACCCGCTCCACCAGTATTAGAGGCCCCGTGCGCTGTTCGCGCGGCCACATGGTCCGAAACTTCCACATCCAGAAAGGCTGTCCAAACTGCCCTCTACGCAAGTGCGCCACGAAGGGCGTGCGGCGCGAAAGCACCAGGATCACGATCGCGACACAGACGAAGACCGGGCTGGAGGCGGCTAGAAGCGCGAAGGCGAACAACCTCTCAGTGGCATCGGTCAGGCGCGCGGAGATCAGGGCCGAGCCTCGGCGGCTCGATGTATCCATTGCGACTCCCAACTCCGGGTAGAGCGTCATGGCAGCGTTTTAGGCCATGCGGATGTCATACGCGCAGGATGGAACGCATACGCTCGGCGAACTTGGCTTCCGAGAAGCGGGCGGCCGATTGTTGAAGTTGCTCGCGAGGCACCCTGGCCTCGACCGCTTCAAAAGCTTCCACGGCTGCAGCCAGGTGCGATTCAGTGGGCTGTGCATACGGGAAAAGGCCCTCGGCGGGCACGCTGTCGAGGACGCCGCCGCGTCCCAGCGCAATGACCGGTTTGCCGCTGGCGGTTGCTTCCACCGCGGTGATGCCGAAGTCTTCTTCGCCTGGCAGCAGCAGCGCACGGCACTGTGCGTATAGACGGCGCAGTTCCGCGTCGCTGACGTGTCCGCAAAACTCGATTTTCGAATTCGCCATCGTCTTCAGGCGGGCGTATTCCGGGCCTGAGCCGACAATCCGCAGACGGCGTCCTGATGCAGAGAACCAGCGGACGGCATAGTCCAGCCGCTTGTAGGCTACGAGTTCGCCAACCGCGAGATAGAAATCCTCAGGCGGAGCCCAGTTGAAGTTCTGCACGTCGACCGGCGGGTGAACCACCTCTGCGTCGCGGCGGTAGCTGCGCCAGATTCTTCGCCGGACATTCTCGCTGTTGGCGACAAACTCGTCGACGCGCGCTGCCGTCGAATAATCCCAGAGCCGCAGGTAATTGGCGATAGGCGCCATCAGTCCGCGCTTCCAGGCCGGAGTCCAATCGTGCAGATAGTCGGGGTACATCTGCCACAGGTAGCGCATCGGAGTGTGGCAATAGCAGATGTGGCGCGTCTCGGCGCGAGTGAGCACACCTTTGGCGGGGCCGGATTCGCTGCTTATCACCAGGTCGTAGTCGCGCAAGTCGAGGCTCTCCAGGGCGATTGGCATCAGCGGCAGCAACGATCGATAGAATCGCCTTCCAGGATTTAAGAAAGAGCTGGTGACCTTGCGGGAACGGATAATTTCGGAAACTTTTTGGGAGTCGTAGAAGAGCGTGAACAGATCGGCCTGCGGCAGAATGCGGCAGAGCGCCTCCAGAACCTTTTCGCCGCCCCGCATGTTGAGCAGCCAGTAGTGCGCGATGGCAACCCGCATGTGCCAAAGCAGTTTAGCATTGGGCAAGTTCACAACGGCGTGTTATTTTTGTGAGGCGTCTCATGCGCCTATTTCCACGAGCGGGTCCCACTGCCTCAATGGTATCCGCCACCTCCATTGTTGTGTCCGGCGGAATAGCCGTTCGGGGCATAGGGCTGCTGAAGCTGATCTACGCCGCGCATGTGTTCGGCACCAGTGACGCGCAGGATGCGTTTCTGGAGGCCTTCCTGCTGCCTTCCCTGCTGAGTGACGTGCTGGCCGCGGCGGTAGCACCTGCGTTGATTCCGGCGTTGATCCGCGCCTCGACTGAAGGCCGCACTGCCGGCGCGGTTGCTCTTTATCGTGCGGCTTTCGGTGCTGGCCTGGCCACCACGCTGGTGGCGGCACTCGTTCTGGGTTTGTTCTTCCCGTTCGCATTACCCGTGCTCGCCTCCGGATTCGGCAAAGAGAAATCCGCGCTGACCCTGCGGCTGCTGCTGGTGATGCTGCCGTTGCTGCCGTTGACTGCCTGCAACGTGCTGTGGCGCTGCATTCTGAACGCCGGCAACCGCTTCGTGCTGGCAGCGTTGGCGCCGGTGGCAACGCCTTTGGCGTCCCTCGCCGTGCTCTACTTCGGAGCTGCCCGGTGGGGCATTCAAGCGCTGGCGATCGGCGCTGTCGCCGGCTCCGCGGTGGAGGGCATTCTGCTCGCCCAGGGCGTCTATCGGCTGGGCTATCCGCTCATCCCCAAACTGAAGGGAGCCCTGAATCGCCTGGGGCCGGTGCTGCAACAGTTCGGCACGATTCTCCTGAGTTCCGTCTTATTCGGCTGCATTCCGCTGATTGACAATGCCATGGCCGCGGGACTGGCGACTGGCAGTCTCTCTGTCTTCGGTTTTGGAACAAAGCTGGCGACGGTGATTCTCTCGCTGGGACCGGCGTCCATCGCGACCGGCGCCCTGCCGCAGCTCTCGCGGTTGGCGGTAGTCGGCGATTGGCGGGTGATGCGAGGCAGCCTGCTGCATTTTGGCAAACTGATTCTGCTGGTCACCGTCCCAATTGTCGCCGTGCTGATGCTGTTCTCCGGACAGCTAGTGCGGGTGGTGTTCCAGAAAGGCGCTTTCTCGACACAGGCGGCCTACGAGGTGGCTTTGGTCCAACGCTATTCACTACTGCAGGTTCCGTTGGCGGTGATCAGTGCGCTCGGATTCCGGCTGGCCTCCTCGATGGCAGCAAACGAGCTGGTGATTCCCGCGGCCGGTGTGGGGGTGGCCGTCGCTGCCCTGGCCGACTACCAATTGCGCCGCATCTTGGGTGTCCAGGGGATCGCGTTGGCTTCCGTGGTGACGCAATTGAGCGTCATCGCGACACTCGGGTTTCTGCTCAAGCGCCGAATGTCGAAGCAACGGCTGGGCGTTCACACGGAAGCCGTACCTCCAGGCGGAGATGCACTTTAGCGCAATTTCGTTGTTTCGTCCGGCTGGATTTCCTGTCCAATACCAAGAAGGAGGGGCCGCGGGCAGTTAGCGCGGCATTGGGATGCAAACTGAAGACCGGCGCCGGATCGATGCAGGGGAAGATCCCCTGCTCTGCAAGCTTGATCTCCCGATACGATCGACGCTGTATCCGCTGGGCTTTCCCGTTCTGGCGGAGACGAACTCCGTCGAAGTGATGGACGCGTTGCAGGAAAACTGGGGACGCTTCGAGAAGGCGTTCGACACCAGCCCGCTGCATCTCAACGTCTTTGTGAGCCGGGATGAAGCGGACGAGGAGCTTCCGCCGCCGGTATTCCGCTGCCGCCGGCACATTCTGTCCGTCACCGGGAACCGGGCCAATCACGCAACCTGCGACATGGCCGCTGGTTTCGCTTGTGCGTGGATCACGGAGTCTACGGCCCGGGACAGGCTTTACCTGCGCGATGCCTTCACCGATGCGCTGGTTTACACGATGCTTCATGCCCTGCACCTTTCAGCGGTCCACGCGGCCTGCGTCTCCTGGAAAGGCTGCGGCCTGCTGCTGTGCGGAGCGTCCGGCGCGGGTAAGACATCTCTAGCCGTGGCCTGCGCTTTGCGCGGCTGGACCTTCACTTGCGATGACGCCAGCTACCTGGTGCGCGGCTTCGGCGCGGTCACGGTGATCGGCAATCCCTATGAGTTGCGTTTCAAACGTGATGCCGCAAATTTGTTCCCACTCCTGAGCCGGCATGAATGGGTACAACGAATGAACGGCAAGCCGACCGTCTTCGCCCGTCCTGGGGACTTCCCGGGGATCCGCACAGAGGTGCGGGCGGACGTGCGGTACCTGATCTTCCTGCAGCGGAGGGATGGCGCAGAGGCCCGTTTGACTCCCGTCCTGGATGACGTTCAGGAGCGTTTGAAGCTCCCTCGCTACGGCGACGAATGGATGATTGCTGAACAGGAGGAGTGTTTGGGGAGCCTTTCCACCCTCAAGGCATTTGATCTCACTTATTCCGGCTTCGATTCCGCCATTGAGTGCCTGAAGCGCCTGGCGGAGCAGGGTGGGGTGTCATGAGAGCCCTGGCGGCAGCGCTGCTGTGGAGTTGCGCGGCGTGGGGCCAGGTATCCTCGGGGACCTTGCTGGGTGACGTGCGGGACTCCTCTGGTGCGTTGGTGCCCGGTGCCCACATCGTTGCGCGCAATGCGGCCACGGACTTCGTCCGGATGGCCGTCTCCAACGGCTCCGGCTCCTACACCTTGGACGGCCTGGCCGCCGGTTCCTATTCAATACGCGCGGAGAAGGCGGGGTTCCAGGTCACCGTGGCGAGCGAGGTAGTGCTGGAAGTGAACCAGAAGGCACGCCTCGATTTCGAACTCAAGCCCGGCGAATCAAACTCCTCCGTCGATGTTGCCGCCGATGTGACGCAATTGCAGACGGCCGATTCCACGGCCGGCTACTTCTTCGAGACCTCAGCCGTAGCGTCGCTGCCCCTGGTGGGGCGCAACATCATTTCGCTGGTGACCGTAGGGCCCGGAGCGATTCCACGCCAACTGA encodes the following:
- a CDS encoding type 1 glutamine amidotransferase, whose translation is MRIHFLQHVAFETPGLIGEWAGQRGHALTGTRLDLGEPLPALDSFDLLLVMGGPMSVNDEDVHAWLRPEKQLIADAMAAGKFVIGICLGSQMLAGVLGSAIYRNKEKEIGWFPVHTTGAGSLFEGMPSEFTVFHWHGDTYDIPKGAVHLATTAGCRSQAFETERCLGLQFHLEMTEGIIKDLLVQCAADLGAGAYQQPADGIRLEMWRLAQTRTLLFALLDRVSSRVFVVA
- a CDS encoding oxidoreductase produces the protein MLVHQPFHYHSLDELRQDIERLGVDVPVSEDVSVLAQPVDCGRFVLPNRLVVLPMEGCDGLPDGSPDELTLRRYRRFAAGGSGLLWVEACAVVEEGRANPRQIWIHQGNVGVFRTMVDQARQAARETMGENHRPALVLQLTHSGRYSRPGRAPKPIIAHHSKFLDPIHKLPADYPLITDDELERLEDVYVEAARLALEAGFDAVDVKACHRYLISELHASHTRENSRYGGPEWENRTRFFRNIVGKIRDRVPGIGVTSRMNAYDSMAYPYGWGMAEDGSMQPDLKDPIRLVQFLVDSGAPLVNITIGNPYFNPHVNRPFDLPIIGMNVPPEHSLEGVGRFLHIVRHIQQQFPKLPVVGGGYSVLRQYLPNVGAAAVNAGWVSLVGGGRMSFAYPEFAREVVQGRKLDPEKVCVACSACTQIMRDGGRSGCVPRDAAIYEPIYKAGRAEALDTILEMAKTCRQCSDPTCVPKCPAHVNVPGFIQAIVDGRFRDAYETIRASNVLATICGYVCPSETLCESTCINEHYQESVPIRHLQRWVSRKAIEEGWARETRPVLPDTGKRVAVVGAGPAGVAGAITLASFGHRVMLLDRAGLAGGMAKDTIPSERMPDPILQKELEDVLVSTGAIERRNYSLGPAGTLDDILDEGFNAVLLTPGLSRSLTLPGSIRPEGGVEGALEFLRQVKHEGRKVTGTVLVLGGGNTAIDAALSAKRAGAGDVAIVYRRSFAEMPAWPNERDEAMRGGVNFLILTQPLRYVIDPAGKLTGVEVVRTKLGSPDAGGRRRPENQVGSEHVIAADLVVEAIGQGVDTKLQAALPGVVFSRQGTIVTQPGSSATNRERVYAAGDVVNGGATVVQAVAEGTRAAQQIHHDLVGEALVNIG
- a CDS encoding energy transducer TonB, coding for MTEHLHKDSGRNGEGVGSNSSIGRWTMPDSGAVFTMDAVLIQKLRSFILEGFHILPKRGAEMGGILLGRVISEAPLAVEVTGFEPVPCEYRYGPSYILSDADRAKLEQALGSHAALDQQGESAPEPASTVVGFFRSCTGRELALDAADQQLMRKYFPEPRHFLLSLRPLSIFECEAWFFSRINGVLPRLPSQPPEPFGQPMAKQDRSGERNSRSAQAAAAAPEHDVDAAVEAPEPASFPVEPVQGRPASAEGQASEEVERTGSKVLAARAGAGLLFSAGGPPADTTPVDHKISQPPQIARPGAEDLPGGDEAWRLVERRRMLREQRDASGSQRIDGAPVAATATETQPEHRWLLDEHAAEPHKHRLWQLIAALLVLLVGGGAGYQFWDAQQRARWTRLGLDAKPGADGMEVTWDRKSPALKEASRGVLEVVESGDSADARGSAKGEAFGQPRSVELDGKALSLGHFTFSTSSKDVIFRLQLYSTGLANAVESVRVVAPGGPAAGKELAAKPAAQPPVRTPGAAPQAAAALKPVADEHPAPAASNVVRSDVPPAPAARVQTAGPPAGAPAAPMVPAAIPAAAIYEIQPTVPEGVRARIHQPITVTVEVSIDAQGRVTSAAARGDGDGVYRYLAGKATAAAQSWKFRPARSAGGAAISSTQLVYFTFRA
- a CDS encoding sugar transferase, encoding MDTSSRRGSALISARLTDATERLFAFALLAASSPVFVCVAIVILVLSRRTPFVAHLRRGQFGQPFWMWKFRTMWPREQRTGPLILVERVQSAPLHWRKDNPDPRITSTFARFCRKYSIDELPQLWHVLSGRMALIGPRPLTAVELEAHYGPDAEKVLTVKPGVTGLWQVCGRNSLTYQQRRRLDLFFVRHDAPGLRWTILRRSIAVVLSGRNAA
- a CDS encoding glycosyltransferase; protein product: MNLPNAKLLWHMRVAIAHYWLLNMRGGEKVLEALCRILPQADLFTLFYDSQKVSEIIRSRKVTSSFLNPGRRFYRSLLPLMPIALESLDLRDYDLVISSESGPAKGVLTRAETRHICYCHTPMRYLWQMYPDYLHDWTPAWKRGLMAPIANYLRLWDYSTAARVDEFVANSENVRRRIWRSYRRDAEVVHPPVDVQNFNWAPPEDFYLAVGELVAYKRLDYAVRWFSASGRRLRIVGSGPEYARLKTMANSKIEFCGHVSDAELRRLYAQCRALLLPGEEDFGITAVEATASGKPVIALGRGGVLDSVPAEGLFPYAQPTESHLAAAVEAFEAVEARVPREQLQQSAARFSEAKFAERMRSILRV
- a CDS encoding lipid II flippase MurJ, with product MRLFPRAGPTASMVSATSIVVSGGIAVRGIGLLKLIYAAHVFGTSDAQDAFLEAFLLPSLLSDVLAAAVAPALIPALIRASTEGRTAGAVALYRAAFGAGLATTLVAALVLGLFFPFALPVLASGFGKEKSALTLRLLLVMLPLLPLTACNVLWRCILNAGNRFVLAALAPVATPLASLAVLYFGAARWGIQALAIGAVAGSAVEGILLAQGVYRLGYPLIPKLKGALNRLGPVLQQFGTILLSSVLFGCIPLIDNAMAAGLATGSLSVFGFGTKLATVILSLGPASIATGALPQLSRLAVVGDWRVMRGSLLHFGKLILLVTVPIVAVLMLFSGQLVRVVFQKGAFSTQAAYEVALVQRYSLLQVPLAVISALGFRLASSMAANELVIPAAGVGVAVAALADYQLRRILGVQGIALASVVTQLSVIATLGFLLKRRMSKQRLGVHTEAVPPGGDAL
- a CDS encoding aldolase, with protein sequence MQTEDRRRIDAGEDPLLCKLDLPIRSTLYPLGFPVLAETNSVEVMDALQENWGRFEKAFDTSPLHLNVFVSRDEADEELPPPVFRCRRHILSVTGNRANHATCDMAAGFACAWITESTARDRLYLRDAFTDALVYTMLHALHLSAVHAACVSWKGCGLLLCGASGAGKTSLAVACALRGWTFTCDDASYLVRGFGAVTVIGNPYELRFKRDAANLFPLLSRHEWVQRMNGKPTVFARPGDFPGIRTEVRADVRYLIFLQRRDGAEARLTPVLDDVQERLKLPRYGDEWMIAEQEECLGSLSTLKAFDLTYSGFDSAIECLKRLAEQGGVS